One part of the Parambassis ranga chromosome 8, fParRan2.1, whole genome shotgun sequence genome encodes these proteins:
- the LOC114439527 gene encoding uncharacterized protein PB18E9.04c isoform X1: protein MSLTQLLLVLLFGAVAKGMITSDPVTPIINTDGTTVSDTNTTNPNMATVSSDPNSNHTDVGTTVKPTTTGADATPSNLTVTDTTATASTVSESTSHNSTSLSPSAPTSGIPMSTAWPETSQPDSTNTSEATITSTTPDHTLTSNHTSAPTAISISAPTTHSGNDTTLTTPVTHSGNDTTLTTSVTHSGNDTTLTTPVTHSGNDTTITTPVTHSGNDTTITTPVTHSGNDTTITTPVTHSGNDTTLTTPVTHSGNDTTLTTPVTHSGNDTTLTTPVTHSGNDTTITTPVTHSGNDTTLTTPVTHSGNDTTITTPVTHSGNDTTLTTPVTHSGNDTTLTTHSAFTHSPNETTTNMLTTHTNNNITTTTPVAHTSNSTALTTGTARPSNTTTPATTQSNNGTAPTGAPESSSTALTNAINTSPVTPASTPMPSTNTTLTAGPPSSSPTSSSTSSSLPPSTSPGTSTTPPTGNTTTLSPSTATSGVTGITAQTTVHSTEASGPTAATPVTSTTSPTSNTTTLSTSTATTTTGNTTTAAPPTTTPSTVIVCPAHPCPIESVCLNGTCQCLSGSFLQNGRCVTAQMFPGQLHLTTLTFTSQMSNRSSSIFQTTSANIAEALRDVLQNQPGYIRSDVVQLEPGSVVATVNNIYINTSATQESVDEAIKSATTNSAGLLANATFTGTNLCDQQPLPCEVSSTMCTNTNGRSVCSCKEGYIANVYSNTSCRACPSGQRAEGDTCQPCSFGYAGFNCNDSAMLAVVVISCVLGGVLLILVLALLIYCCCKTCSKSKPDYSSSPYSSGELNQPWPTGITPIPRATTQFDASPSIEMTQGGSTHALVDKKHHSNGLGFQIKEKRWKKTGSYDLNPEGMKTFKGKNPSRYSYLVQGHENPYFLPGDEKKN, encoded by the exons ATGTCTCTCACTCAGCTGCTGCTCGTCCTTCTCTTTGGCGCTGTGGCTAAAG gAATGATAACATCAGACCCGGTTACACCTATCATTAACACTGATGGGACAACGGTCAGCGACACAAACACTACCAATCCTAACATGGCCACTGTGAGCTCAGATCCGAACAGCAATCACACAGACGTGGGTACAACAGTGAAACCAACCACCACTGGTGCAGACGCAACTCCCTCCAATCTGACCGTGACAGatacaacagcaacagcaagcACCGTTAGTGAGAGCACCAGCCACAacagcacctctctctctccatcagctccaaCCAGTGGTATACCCATGTCCACTGCATGGCCAGAGACAAGCCAGCCCGACAGTACCAACACCAGTGAGGCGACAATCACAAGCACCACACCTGATCACACACTGACCAGCAATCACACAAGTGCACCTACCGCCATCAGCATTTCTGCACCAACCACACACTCAGGCAATGACACCACCTTAACTACACCAGTCACACACTCAGGCAATGACACCACCTTAACTacatcagtcacacactcaGGCAATGACACCACCTTAACTACACCAGTCACACACTCAGGCAATGACACCACCATAACTACACCAGTCACACACTCAGGCAATGACACCACCATAACTACACCAGTCACACACTCAGGCAATGACACCACCATAACTACACCAGTCACACACTCAGGCAATGACACCACCTTAACTACACCAGTCACACACTCAGGCAATGACACCACCTTAACTACACCAGTCACACACTCAGGCAATGACACCACCTTAACTACACCAGTCACACACTCAGGCAATGACACCACCATAACTACACCAGTCACACACTCAGGCAATGACACCACCTTAACTACACCAGTCACACACTCAGGCAATGACACCACCATAACTACACCAGTCACACACTCAGGCAATGACACCACTTTAACTACACCAGTCACACACTCAGGCAATGACACCACCTTAACTACACACTCAGCATTTACACACAGCCCTAATGAGACAACTACAAATATgctgactacacacacaaacaacaacataactACCACTACACCAGTTGCTCACACAAGCAACAGCACAGCTTTGACTACAGGCACTGCACGGCCAAGCAACACCACAACTCCAGCAACCACACAATCTAACAATGGGACGGCACCTACAGGAGCCCCAGAAAGCTCTTCAACTGCTCTAACAAATGCTATTAACACCTCTCCTGTGACCCCTGCAAGCACTCCTATGCCCTCCACCAACACCACACTCACAGCTGgacccccttcctcttcacctacctccagctccacctccagctctcTCCCTCCAAGCACCTCCCCAGGCACTAGCACCACACCCCCCACTGGAAATACCACCACCCTTAGTCCCTCAACAGCAACCTCAGGAG TGACTGGCATCACTGCACAAACCACAGTCCACTCAACTGAAGCTAGTGGCCCTACAGCAGCCACACCTGTGACCAGCACCACCAGTCCAACCTCCAACACCACAACCCTCTCAACCAGTACTGCTACCACCACCACAGGCAACACCACTACAGCTGCCCCACCTACCACTACCCCAAGTACAGTTATAG tgtgTCCTGCTCACCCATGTCCAATTGAAAGTGTCTGTCTGAATGGTACTTGCCAGTGTCTCTCTGGAAGCTTCCTGCAGAATGGACGCTGTGTTACTG ccCAAATGTTCCCAGGTCAGCTTCATCTCACCACCTTGACATTTACCAGTCAAATGAGTAACAGGTCCTCAAGCATTTTCCAGACGACTTCGGCTAATATTGCAGAAGCG CTCAGAGATGTTCTCCAAAATCAGCCCGGGTACATCCGATCTGATGTTGTACAACTTGA ACCAGGAAGTGTAGTAGCAACTGTAAATAACATCTATATAAACACCTCTGCCACCCAAGAGTCTGTTGATGAGGCCATCAAGAGTGCTACAACCAACTCAGCTGGATTGCTGGCCAATGCTACATTTACAG GAACAAACCTGTGCGATCAGCAACCACTACCTTGTGAAGTCTCCAGTACAATGTGCACAAATACGAATGGCAGGAGTGTTTGTTCCTGTAAAGAGGGCTACATCGCCAATGTGTACTCAAACACCAGCTGCAGAG catgtCCAAGTGGGCAGAGGGCAGAGGGTGATACGTGCCAACC ATGTTCTTTTGGATATGCTGGCTTCAACTGCAATGACT CGGCTATGCTGGCAGTGGTGGTCATCTCCTGTGTACTGGGAGGAGTCCTACTCATACTTGTCCTGGCTTTGCTCATATACTGCTGCTG TAAGACTTGCTCTAAGAGTAAACCTGACTACAGCAGCAGCCCGTACTCATCAGGCGAGCTAAACCAGCCCTGGCCTACTGGCATCACCCCCATCCCTCGTGCCACCACCCAGTTTGATGCATCCCCTTCCATAGAGATGACACAAGGGGGCAGCACTCATGCACTGGTGGACAAAAAGCATCATAGCAATGGATTG GGGTTTCAGATAAAGGAGAAAAGATGGAAAAAG ACAGGATCATACGATCTCAACCCAGAAGGAATGAAGACCTTTAAAGGTAAAAATCCATCCCGTTACTCATATCTGGTTCAAGGCCATGAAAACCCATACTTCTTACCTGGAGATgagaagaaaaactaa
- the LOC114439527 gene encoding uncharacterized protein PB18E9.04c isoform X2, translated as MSLTQLLLVLLFGAVAKGMITSDPVTPIINTDGTTVSDTNTTNPNMATVSSDPNSNHTDVGTTVKPTTTGADATPSNLTVTDTTATASTVSESTSHNSTSLSPSAPTSGIPMSTAWPETSQPDSTNTSEATITSTTPDHTLTSNHTSAPTAISISAPTTHSGNDTTLTTPVTHSGNDTTLTTSVTHSGNDTTLTTPVTHSGNDTTITTPVTHSGNDTTITTPVTHSGNDTTITTPVTHSGNDTTLTTPVTHSGNDTTLTTPVTHSGNDTTLTTPVTHSGNDTTITTPVTHSGNDTTLTTPVTHSGNDTTITTPVTHSGNDTTLTTPVTHSGNDTTLTTHSAFTHSPNETTTNMLTTHTNNNITTTTPVAHTSNSTALTTGTARPSNTTTPATTQSNNGTAPTGAPESSSTALTNAINTSPVTPASTPMPSTNTTLTAGPPSSSPTSSSTSSSLPPSTSPGTSTTPPTGNTTTLSPSTATSGVTGITAQTTVHSTEASGPTAATPVTSTTSPTSNTTTLSTSTATTTTGNTTTAAPPTTTPSTVIVCPAHPCPIESVCLNGTCQCLSGSFLQNGRCVTAQMFPGQLHLTTLTFTSQMSNRSSSIFQTTSANIAEALRDVLQNQPGYIRSDVVQLEPGSVVATVNNIYINTSATQESVDEAIKSATTNSAGLLANATFTGTNLCDQQPLPCEVSSTMCTNTNGRSVCSCKEGYIANVYSNTSCRACPSGQRAEGDTCQPCSFGYAGFNCNDSAMLAVVVISCVLGGVLLILVLALLIYCCCKTCSKSKPDYSSSPYSSGELNQPWPTGITPIPRATTQFDASPSIEMTQGGSTHALVDKKHHSNGLTGSYDLNPEGMKTFKGKNPSRYSYLVQGHENPYFLPGDEKKN; from the exons ATGTCTCTCACTCAGCTGCTGCTCGTCCTTCTCTTTGGCGCTGTGGCTAAAG gAATGATAACATCAGACCCGGTTACACCTATCATTAACACTGATGGGACAACGGTCAGCGACACAAACACTACCAATCCTAACATGGCCACTGTGAGCTCAGATCCGAACAGCAATCACACAGACGTGGGTACAACAGTGAAACCAACCACCACTGGTGCAGACGCAACTCCCTCCAATCTGACCGTGACAGatacaacagcaacagcaagcACCGTTAGTGAGAGCACCAGCCACAacagcacctctctctctccatcagctccaaCCAGTGGTATACCCATGTCCACTGCATGGCCAGAGACAAGCCAGCCCGACAGTACCAACACCAGTGAGGCGACAATCACAAGCACCACACCTGATCACACACTGACCAGCAATCACACAAGTGCACCTACCGCCATCAGCATTTCTGCACCAACCACACACTCAGGCAATGACACCACCTTAACTACACCAGTCACACACTCAGGCAATGACACCACCTTAACTacatcagtcacacactcaGGCAATGACACCACCTTAACTACACCAGTCACACACTCAGGCAATGACACCACCATAACTACACCAGTCACACACTCAGGCAATGACACCACCATAACTACACCAGTCACACACTCAGGCAATGACACCACCATAACTACACCAGTCACACACTCAGGCAATGACACCACCTTAACTACACCAGTCACACACTCAGGCAATGACACCACCTTAACTACACCAGTCACACACTCAGGCAATGACACCACCTTAACTACACCAGTCACACACTCAGGCAATGACACCACCATAACTACACCAGTCACACACTCAGGCAATGACACCACCTTAACTACACCAGTCACACACTCAGGCAATGACACCACCATAACTACACCAGTCACACACTCAGGCAATGACACCACTTTAACTACACCAGTCACACACTCAGGCAATGACACCACCTTAACTACACACTCAGCATTTACACACAGCCCTAATGAGACAACTACAAATATgctgactacacacacaaacaacaacataactACCACTACACCAGTTGCTCACACAAGCAACAGCACAGCTTTGACTACAGGCACTGCACGGCCAAGCAACACCACAACTCCAGCAACCACACAATCTAACAATGGGACGGCACCTACAGGAGCCCCAGAAAGCTCTTCAACTGCTCTAACAAATGCTATTAACACCTCTCCTGTGACCCCTGCAAGCACTCCTATGCCCTCCACCAACACCACACTCACAGCTGgacccccttcctcttcacctacctccagctccacctccagctctcTCCCTCCAAGCACCTCCCCAGGCACTAGCACCACACCCCCCACTGGAAATACCACCACCCTTAGTCCCTCAACAGCAACCTCAGGAG TGACTGGCATCACTGCACAAACCACAGTCCACTCAACTGAAGCTAGTGGCCCTACAGCAGCCACACCTGTGACCAGCACCACCAGTCCAACCTCCAACACCACAACCCTCTCAACCAGTACTGCTACCACCACCACAGGCAACACCACTACAGCTGCCCCACCTACCACTACCCCAAGTACAGTTATAG tgtgTCCTGCTCACCCATGTCCAATTGAAAGTGTCTGTCTGAATGGTACTTGCCAGTGTCTCTCTGGAAGCTTCCTGCAGAATGGACGCTGTGTTACTG ccCAAATGTTCCCAGGTCAGCTTCATCTCACCACCTTGACATTTACCAGTCAAATGAGTAACAGGTCCTCAAGCATTTTCCAGACGACTTCGGCTAATATTGCAGAAGCG CTCAGAGATGTTCTCCAAAATCAGCCCGGGTACATCCGATCTGATGTTGTACAACTTGA ACCAGGAAGTGTAGTAGCAACTGTAAATAACATCTATATAAACACCTCTGCCACCCAAGAGTCTGTTGATGAGGCCATCAAGAGTGCTACAACCAACTCAGCTGGATTGCTGGCCAATGCTACATTTACAG GAACAAACCTGTGCGATCAGCAACCACTACCTTGTGAAGTCTCCAGTACAATGTGCACAAATACGAATGGCAGGAGTGTTTGTTCCTGTAAAGAGGGCTACATCGCCAATGTGTACTCAAACACCAGCTGCAGAG catgtCCAAGTGGGCAGAGGGCAGAGGGTGATACGTGCCAACC ATGTTCTTTTGGATATGCTGGCTTCAACTGCAATGACT CGGCTATGCTGGCAGTGGTGGTCATCTCCTGTGTACTGGGAGGAGTCCTACTCATACTTGTCCTGGCTTTGCTCATATACTGCTGCTG TAAGACTTGCTCTAAGAGTAAACCTGACTACAGCAGCAGCCCGTACTCATCAGGCGAGCTAAACCAGCCCTGGCCTACTGGCATCACCCCCATCCCTCGTGCCACCACCCAGTTTGATGCATCCCCTTCCATAGAGATGACACAAGGGGGCAGCACTCATGCACTGGTGGACAAAAAGCATCATAGCAATGGATTG ACAGGATCATACGATCTCAACCCAGAAGGAATGAAGACCTTTAAAGGTAAAAATCCATCCCGTTACTCATATCTGGTTCAAGGCCATGAAAACCCATACTTCTTACCTGGAGATgagaagaaaaactaa
- the LOC114439527 gene encoding mucin-2 isoform X4, producing the protein MSLTQLLLVLLFGAVAKGMITSDPVTPIINTDGTTVSDTNTTNPNMATVSSDPNSNHTDVGTTVKPTTTGADATPSNLTVTDTTATASTVSESTSHNSTSLSPSAPTSGIPMSTAWPETSQPDSTNTSEATITSTTPDHTLTSNHTSAPTAISISAPTTHSGNDTTLTTPVTHSGNDTTITTPVTHSGNDTTITTPVTHSGNDTTITTPVTHSGNDTTLTTPVTHSGNDTTLTTPVTHSGNDTTLTTPVTHSGNDTTITTPVTHSGNDTTLTTPVTHSGNDTTITTPVTHSGNDTTLTTPVTHSGNDTTLTTHSAFTHSPNETTTNMLTTHTNNNITTTTPVAHTSNSTALTTGTARPSNTTTPATTQSNNGTAPTGAPESSSTALTNAINTSPVTPASTPMPSTNTTLTAGPPSSSPTSSSTSSSLPPSTSPGTSTTPPTGNTTTLSPSTATSGVTGITAQTTVHSTEASGPTAATPVTSTTSPTSNTTTLSTSTATTTTGNTTTAAPPTTTPSTVIVCPAHPCPIESVCLNGTCQCLSGSFLQNGRCVTAQMFPGQLHLTTLTFTSQMSNRSSSIFQTTSANIAEALRDVLQNQPGYIRSDVVQLEPGSVVATVNNIYINTSATQESVDEAIKSATTNSAGLLANATFTGTNLCDQQPLPCEVSSTMCTNTNGRSVCSCKEGYIANVYSNTSCRACPSGQRAEGDTCQPCSFGYAGFNCNDSAMLAVVVISCVLGGVLLILVLALLIYCCCKTCSKSKPDYSSSPYSSGELNQPWPTGITPIPRATTQFDASPSIEMTQGGSTHALVDKKHHSNGLGFQIKEKRWKKTGSYDLNPEGMKTFKGKNPSRYSYLVQGHENPYFLPGDEKKN; encoded by the exons ATGTCTCTCACTCAGCTGCTGCTCGTCCTTCTCTTTGGCGCTGTGGCTAAAG gAATGATAACATCAGACCCGGTTACACCTATCATTAACACTGATGGGACAACGGTCAGCGACACAAACACTACCAATCCTAACATGGCCACTGTGAGCTCAGATCCGAACAGCAATCACACAGACGTGGGTACAACAGTGAAACCAACCACCACTGGTGCAGACGCAACTCCCTCCAATCTGACCGTGACAGatacaacagcaacagcaagcACCGTTAGTGAGAGCACCAGCCACAacagcacctctctctctccatcagctccaaCCAGTGGTATACCCATGTCCACTGCATGGCCAGAGACAAGCCAGCCCGACAGTACCAACACCAGTGAGGCGACAATCACAAGCACCACACCTGATCACACACTGACCAGCAATCACACAAGTGCACCTACCGCCATCAGCATTTCTGCACCAACCACACACTCAG GCAATGACACCACCTTAACTACACCAGTCACACACTCAGGCAATGACACCACCATAACTACACCAGTCACACACTCAGGCAATGACACCACCATAACTACACCAGTCACACACTCAGGCAATGACACCACCATAACTACACCAGTCACACACTCAGGCAATGACACCACCTTAACTACACCAGTCACACACTCAGGCAATGACACCACCTTAACTACACCAGTCACACACTCAGGCAATGACACCACCTTAACTACACCAGTCACACACTCAGGCAATGACACCACCATAACTACACCAGTCACACACTCAGGCAATGACACCACCTTAACTACACCAGTCACACACTCAGGCAATGACACCACCATAACTACACCAGTCACACACTCAGGCAATGACACCACTTTAACTACACCAGTCACACACTCAGGCAATGACACCACCTTAACTACACACTCAGCATTTACACACAGCCCTAATGAGACAACTACAAATATgctgactacacacacaaacaacaacataactACCACTACACCAGTTGCTCACACAAGCAACAGCACAGCTTTGACTACAGGCACTGCACGGCCAAGCAACACCACAACTCCAGCAACCACACAATCTAACAATGGGACGGCACCTACAGGAGCCCCAGAAAGCTCTTCAACTGCTCTAACAAATGCTATTAACACCTCTCCTGTGACCCCTGCAAGCACTCCTATGCCCTCCACCAACACCACACTCACAGCTGgacccccttcctcttcacctacctccagctccacctccagctctcTCCCTCCAAGCACCTCCCCAGGCACTAGCACCACACCCCCCACTGGAAATACCACCACCCTTAGTCCCTCAACAGCAACCTCAGGAG TGACTGGCATCACTGCACAAACCACAGTCCACTCAACTGAAGCTAGTGGCCCTACAGCAGCCACACCTGTGACCAGCACCACCAGTCCAACCTCCAACACCACAACCCTCTCAACCAGTACTGCTACCACCACCACAGGCAACACCACTACAGCTGCCCCACCTACCACTACCCCAAGTACAGTTATAG tgtgTCCTGCTCACCCATGTCCAATTGAAAGTGTCTGTCTGAATGGTACTTGCCAGTGTCTCTCTGGAAGCTTCCTGCAGAATGGACGCTGTGTTACTG ccCAAATGTTCCCAGGTCAGCTTCATCTCACCACCTTGACATTTACCAGTCAAATGAGTAACAGGTCCTCAAGCATTTTCCAGACGACTTCGGCTAATATTGCAGAAGCG CTCAGAGATGTTCTCCAAAATCAGCCCGGGTACATCCGATCTGATGTTGTACAACTTGA ACCAGGAAGTGTAGTAGCAACTGTAAATAACATCTATATAAACACCTCTGCCACCCAAGAGTCTGTTGATGAGGCCATCAAGAGTGCTACAACCAACTCAGCTGGATTGCTGGCCAATGCTACATTTACAG GAACAAACCTGTGCGATCAGCAACCACTACCTTGTGAAGTCTCCAGTACAATGTGCACAAATACGAATGGCAGGAGTGTTTGTTCCTGTAAAGAGGGCTACATCGCCAATGTGTACTCAAACACCAGCTGCAGAG catgtCCAAGTGGGCAGAGGGCAGAGGGTGATACGTGCCAACC ATGTTCTTTTGGATATGCTGGCTTCAACTGCAATGACT CGGCTATGCTGGCAGTGGTGGTCATCTCCTGTGTACTGGGAGGAGTCCTACTCATACTTGTCCTGGCTTTGCTCATATACTGCTGCTG TAAGACTTGCTCTAAGAGTAAACCTGACTACAGCAGCAGCCCGTACTCATCAGGCGAGCTAAACCAGCCCTGGCCTACTGGCATCACCCCCATCCCTCGTGCCACCACCCAGTTTGATGCATCCCCTTCCATAGAGATGACACAAGGGGGCAGCACTCATGCACTGGTGGACAAAAAGCATCATAGCAATGGATTG GGGTTTCAGATAAAGGAGAAAAGATGGAAAAAG ACAGGATCATACGATCTCAACCCAGAAGGAATGAAGACCTTTAAAGGTAAAAATCCATCCCGTTACTCATATCTGGTTCAAGGCCATGAAAACCCATACTTCTTACCTGGAGATgagaagaaaaactaa
- the LOC114439527 gene encoding uncharacterized protein PB18E9.04c isoform X3, with translation MSLTQLLLVLLFGAVAKGMITSDPVTPIINTDGTTVSDTNTTNPNMATVSSDPNSNHTDVGTTVKPTTTGADATPSNLTVTDTTATASTVSESTSHNSTSLSPSAPTSGIPMSTAWPETSQPDSTNTSEATITSTTPDHTLTSNHTSAPTAISISAPTTHSGNDTTLTTPVTHSGNDTTLTTPVTHSGNDTTITTPVTHSGNDTTITTPVTHSGNDTTITTPVTHSGNDTTLTTPVTHSGNDTTLTTPVTHSGNDTTLTTPVTHSGNDTTITTPVTHSGNDTTLTTPVTHSGNDTTITTPVTHSGNDTTLTTPVTHSGNDTTLTTHSAFTHSPNETTTNMLTTHTNNNITTTTPVAHTSNSTALTTGTARPSNTTTPATTQSNNGTAPTGAPESSSTALTNAINTSPVTPASTPMPSTNTTLTAGPPSSSPTSSSTSSSLPPSTSPGTSTTPPTGNTTTLSPSTATSGVTGITAQTTVHSTEASGPTAATPVTSTTSPTSNTTTLSTSTATTTTGNTTTAAPPTTTPSTVIVCPAHPCPIESVCLNGTCQCLSGSFLQNGRCVTAQMFPGQLHLTTLTFTSQMSNRSSSIFQTTSANIAEALRDVLQNQPGYIRSDVVQLEPGSVVATVNNIYINTSATQESVDEAIKSATTNSAGLLANATFTGTNLCDQQPLPCEVSSTMCTNTNGRSVCSCKEGYIANVYSNTSCRACPSGQRAEGDTCQPCSFGYAGFNCNDSAMLAVVVISCVLGGVLLILVLALLIYCCCKTCSKSKPDYSSSPYSSGELNQPWPTGITPIPRATTQFDASPSIEMTQGGSTHALVDKKHHSNGLGFQIKEKRWKKTGSYDLNPEGMKTFKGKNPSRYSYLVQGHENPYFLPGDEKKN, from the exons ATGTCTCTCACTCAGCTGCTGCTCGTCCTTCTCTTTGGCGCTGTGGCTAAAG gAATGATAACATCAGACCCGGTTACACCTATCATTAACACTGATGGGACAACGGTCAGCGACACAAACACTACCAATCCTAACATGGCCACTGTGAGCTCAGATCCGAACAGCAATCACACAGACGTGGGTACAACAGTGAAACCAACCACCACTGGTGCAGACGCAACTCCCTCCAATCTGACCGTGACAGatacaacagcaacagcaagcACCGTTAGTGAGAGCACCAGCCACAacagcacctctctctctccatcagctccaaCCAGTGGTATACCCATGTCCACTGCATGGCCAGAGACAAGCCAGCCCGACAGTACCAACACCAGTGAGGCGACAATCACAAGCACCACACCTGATCACACACTGACCAGCAATCACACAAGTGCACCTACCGCCATCAGCATTTCTGCACCAACCACACACTCAGGCAATGACACCACCTTAACTACACCAGTCACACACTCAG GCAATGACACCACCTTAACTACACCAGTCACACACTCAGGCAATGACACCACCATAACTACACCAGTCACACACTCAGGCAATGACACCACCATAACTACACCAGTCACACACTCAGGCAATGACACCACCATAACTACACCAGTCACACACTCAGGCAATGACACCACCTTAACTACACCAGTCACACACTCAGGCAATGACACCACCTTAACTACACCAGTCACACACTCAGGCAATGACACCACCTTAACTACACCAGTCACACACTCAGGCAATGACACCACCATAACTACACCAGTCACACACTCAGGCAATGACACCACCTTAACTACACCAGTCACACACTCAGGCAATGACACCACCATAACTACACCAGTCACACACTCAGGCAATGACACCACTTTAACTACACCAGTCACACACTCAGGCAATGACACCACCTTAACTACACACTCAGCATTTACACACAGCCCTAATGAGACAACTACAAATATgctgactacacacacaaacaacaacataactACCACTACACCAGTTGCTCACACAAGCAACAGCACAGCTTTGACTACAGGCACTGCACGGCCAAGCAACACCACAACTCCAGCAACCACACAATCTAACAATGGGACGGCACCTACAGGAGCCCCAGAAAGCTCTTCAACTGCTCTAACAAATGCTATTAACACCTCTCCTGTGACCCCTGCAAGCACTCCTATGCCCTCCACCAACACCACACTCACAGCTGgacccccttcctcttcacctacctccagctccacctccagctctcTCCCTCCAAGCACCTCCCCAGGCACTAGCACCACACCCCCCACTGGAAATACCACCACCCTTAGTCCCTCAACAGCAACCTCAGGAG TGACTGGCATCACTGCACAAACCACAGTCCACTCAACTGAAGCTAGTGGCCCTACAGCAGCCACACCTGTGACCAGCACCACCAGTCCAACCTCCAACACCACAACCCTCTCAACCAGTACTGCTACCACCACCACAGGCAACACCACTACAGCTGCCCCACCTACCACTACCCCAAGTACAGTTATAG tgtgTCCTGCTCACCCATGTCCAATTGAAAGTGTCTGTCTGAATGGTACTTGCCAGTGTCTCTCTGGAAGCTTCCTGCAGAATGGACGCTGTGTTACTG ccCAAATGTTCCCAGGTCAGCTTCATCTCACCACCTTGACATTTACCAGTCAAATGAGTAACAGGTCCTCAAGCATTTTCCAGACGACTTCGGCTAATATTGCAGAAGCG CTCAGAGATGTTCTCCAAAATCAGCCCGGGTACATCCGATCTGATGTTGTACAACTTGA ACCAGGAAGTGTAGTAGCAACTGTAAATAACATCTATATAAACACCTCTGCCACCCAAGAGTCTGTTGATGAGGCCATCAAGAGTGCTACAACCAACTCAGCTGGATTGCTGGCCAATGCTACATTTACAG GAACAAACCTGTGCGATCAGCAACCACTACCTTGTGAAGTCTCCAGTACAATGTGCACAAATACGAATGGCAGGAGTGTTTGTTCCTGTAAAGAGGGCTACATCGCCAATGTGTACTCAAACACCAGCTGCAGAG catgtCCAAGTGGGCAGAGGGCAGAGGGTGATACGTGCCAACC ATGTTCTTTTGGATATGCTGGCTTCAACTGCAATGACT CGGCTATGCTGGCAGTGGTGGTCATCTCCTGTGTACTGGGAGGAGTCCTACTCATACTTGTCCTGGCTTTGCTCATATACTGCTGCTG TAAGACTTGCTCTAAGAGTAAACCTGACTACAGCAGCAGCCCGTACTCATCAGGCGAGCTAAACCAGCCCTGGCCTACTGGCATCACCCCCATCCCTCGTGCCACCACCCAGTTTGATGCATCCCCTTCCATAGAGATGACACAAGGGGGCAGCACTCATGCACTGGTGGACAAAAAGCATCATAGCAATGGATTG GGGTTTCAGATAAAGGAGAAAAGATGGAAAAAG ACAGGATCATACGATCTCAACCCAGAAGGAATGAAGACCTTTAAAGGTAAAAATCCATCCCGTTACTCATATCTGGTTCAAGGCCATGAAAACCCATACTTCTTACCTGGAGATgagaagaaaaactaa